The window GCATTGCAAAAGAAAATATAAAGCGGATGCAGCAGCAGGTCAGTGCTTGCGGCTGCAAGCTGCGTCCCCATATTAAAACGCATAAAATGCCCTATTTCGCCCAGCTGCAGCTGGCAGCTGGCGCTGAGGGAATCTGCAGCTGCAAGGTATCAGAAGCCGAGATCATGGCAGACGGCGGCATAGAGGATATTTTCCTTGCTTACCCACTGGTGGGCAAAAGGAAATTGGCTCGTGCCATGGCGCTGGCTAAGAGAGTCCGCAGACTGATCCTCGCGGTGGACAGTACTGCGCAGGCGCAGGCGCTGCATGATGCGGCGCAGGAAGCGGGCATTAAGGTGGAAGTGCGCATGGAGGTGGATACGGGCGCGAAGCGGACCGGCGTGACCAGAGAGCATGTGCAGGAGCTGGCGCTGGCTTTGAAGCAGATGCCGCATCTGAATCTGACGGGTATCTATACGTTTAAGAGCTTGATTTTGGGTGAGAAGCCTACGGAGGATAATGAAGCGGCCGGCCAAGAGGAGGGCGAGCTGCTGCGGGATATAGCGGCGCAGCTGGCGGCGCTTGGGTTTGAGAATCTGGAGATCAGCGGAGGCTCTACGCCGACAGGGCTTTATGTGGCGAAGAGCGGATGTGTGGATGAGGTGCGTCCGGGGACTTATATTTTTAATGATTATATGCTGATTCAGGAGAAGGCAGCGCTG is drawn from Lachnospiraceae bacterium and contains these coding sequences:
- a CDS encoding alanine racemase — protein: MLPQDLIETLETPCIVIDERIAKENIKRMQQQVSACGCKLRPHIKTHKMPYFAQLQLAAGAEGICSCKVSEAEIMADGGIEDIFLAYPLVGKRKLARAMALAKRVRRLILAVDSTAQAQALHDAAQEAGIKVEVRMEVDTGAKRTGVTREHVQELALALKQMPHLNLTGIYTFKSLILGEKPTEDNEAAGQEEGELLRDIAAQLAALGFENLEISGGSTPTGLYVAKSGCVDEVRPGTYIFNDYMLIQEKAALPEQVAVRLYATVVSVPAKEYAVIDGGTKTFPMDILLDQPPYFYPSYAMVQGREDLQLRRMNEEHGILTSTKGDVQLQVGQVLELMPVHVCTAINMQNQVYIYDGKTLRKEKVAARGMLV